From Toxorhynchites rutilus septentrionalis strain SRP chromosome 2, ASM2978413v1, whole genome shotgun sequence, a single genomic window includes:
- the LOC129768589 gene encoding ubiquinol-cytochrome-c reductase complex assembly factor 1 — translation MLSSVSRRALGLSVEVTSVLLNNTSRLTYTSIDEARNKTPLAICIPSIVSLVHYSNNAHNSLPTAGETAATTIAEAAKGGFLKRFINKMGWLDNTRSRLRVSGCLLYESVVDNINYTEFFLHFKMPDTYNTWFLITELHVWMLMVRAMAEGAEKAAAGRFLRNCIVETMWNDVTTRAKKLSAHNPSVVRPQVQMLSEQFQAALLSYDEGISFDDKALAAALWRRFFCCKCDDYEKLELLVQYVRKQMAMLDATSRYDFAIKPKVKWLPLLEKPTP, via the exons ATGTTGAGTTCGGTCTCAAGACGAGCCCTTGGG CTCTCTGTGGAAGTGACGAGCGTGCTGCTGAACAACACATCGAGACTCACATATACATCTATTGATGAAGCAAGAAACAAAACACCCCTGGCGATCTGCATACCAAGTATAGTATCGTTGGTTCACTATTCAAATAATGCACACAACAGCCTGCCAACTGCCGGCGAAACCGCTGCCACAACCATAGCCGAAGCTGCCAAAGGCGGCTTCCTCAAACGGTTCATAAACAAAATGGGCTGGCTCGATAACACCCGTagtcgtttgcgtgtttccggttGTCTCCTGTACGAATCCGTGGTGGACAACATCAACTATACGGAATTTTTCCTTCATTTCAAAATGCCCGATACGTACAACACATGGTTCCTAATCACGGAGCTGCATGTGTGGATGCTAATGGTACGTGCTATGGCCGAAGGGGCCGAGAAGGCCGCCGCTGGACGGTTTCTGCGCAACTGCATCGTGGAAACTATGTGGAACGATGTGACGACCAGGGCAAAGAAGCTGTCCGCGCACAACCCGTCCGTTGTGAGACCACAGGTTCAGATGCTGTCAGAGCAGTTCCAGGCGGCACTCCTCTCCTACGACGAGGGAATTAGCTTCGATGACAAGGCGCTGGCTGCGGCACTGTGGAGAAGATTTTTCTGTTGCAAGTGCGACGATTACGAAAAGCTGGAATTGTTAGTGCAGTACGTGAGGAAACAG ATGGCAATGCTGGATGCAACAAGTCGTTACGATTTTGCTATCAAACCAAAAGTGAAATGGCTTCCGTTGCTCGAAAAACCGACA CCTTAA